One stretch of Euphorbia lathyris chromosome 7, ddEupLath1.1, whole genome shotgun sequence DNA includes these proteins:
- the LOC136235345 gene encoding serine/threonine-protein kinase/endoribonuclease IRE1b-like isoform X1 has product MRRSVVFILIMMLILLALVGDSSGSEISEILLPDESSLVYKLNSSLLPPKPKPNVGLVVELDGTVRFGDINSNEYRWSFSSGPNVCSSYQAFPKNDDDRHKDFYYVDCGDDGELYMHSKRFGKLQKLGLSPEDFIKETPVISKEGEITLGFKRTTAFLVDAKTGGVVHTYRSDVAPSPLRTRAAEENALLLVKDTALMKSDAATDLGTVQGLVYITRTDYVLQHYSPNSAEVLWNVAVADIKAEFRCQGLRSSSGGISANADAGIDDIGFPCEMMIPVFRIRDSLLKHKWVNALPRGGAQFLPTADQIMLDNGSPFTHKDSPLALTAPELEAKNLELNAGLVSVADTMNTTTSSYAIATYEAKNLEENTGLVSVASTMNSATLSSGIATKTHMLSVIAAILSIVGSAFYNYFAFRKRSRLNKSVEEFKSEAGVRRKKKSKRSMNNKSNSNDERRQKYLSMENNAMDKDGDSHIKGNERKLFMTFAGVVDGHVDGRKIGKLLVSNKEIAKGSNGTVVLEGIYDGRPVAVKRLVQTHHDVAVKEIQNLIASDQHPNIVRWFGVEHDQDFVYLALERCTCSLNDFIYVNSESFQGRLLSKEVDSILLTESTVNLQSMLDQNRNIELGKPNGHPSTQLLKLMRDMVSGLAHLHELGIIHRDLKPQNVLIINDKSFCAKISDMGISKRLVGDKSSLTHHTTGNGSSGWRAPEQLLQGRQTRAVDLFSLGCVLFFCVTGGKHPFGDNIERDVNIVNDRKDLFLVENIPEAVDLFSQLLDPNPDKRPKAQEVLNHPFFWTHEKRLSFLQDISDRVEMEDRESKSDLLDSLESVGTVALNGKWDEKMEAAFINNIGRYRRYRYDSIRDLLRVIRNKSHHYRELPQEIKDLLGSHPDGFENYFSYRFPKLLIEVYNATYSYCREEEFFRKYIQTSIL; this is encoded by the exons ATGAGACGCTCTGTGGTGTTTATCCTGATCATGATGTTGATACTATTGGCATTAGTAGGGGACTCATCGGGTTCAGAGATCTCCGAGATCTTGCTTCCAGATGAGAGCAGCCTGGTTTACAAGCTTAACAGCTCTCTCTTGCCGCCAAAACC TAAACCAAATGTAGGACTAGTGGTGGAATTGGATGGAACTGTGCGGTTCGGCGACATCAATTCAAATGAATATCGCTGGTCGTTTTCATCTGGGCCAaatgtttgttcttcttatcagGCGTTTCCTAAGAACGACGATGACAGGCATAAAGACTTTTATTATGTAGATTGTGGCGACGATGGTGAACTCTATATGCATAGTAAGCGATTTGGTAAACTG CAAAAACTTGGATTGAGTCCTGAAGATTTTATTAAGGAGACACCGGTCATATCAAAAGAAGGGGAAATTACACTGGGATTCAAAAGGACCACTGCATTTCTTGTTGATGCCAAGACTGGAGGAGTAGTTCACACTTATAGGTCGGATGTTGCTCCTTCCCCACTTAGAACTAGGGCTGCTGAAGAAAACGCTCTTTTGTTGGTAAAAGACACTGCATTGATGAAATCTGATGCTGCTACTGACTTGGGAACAGTTCAGGGGTTGGTTTACATCACAAGGACAGATTATGTGCTGCAACACTACTCTCCGAACTCTGCTGAAGTTCTATGGAATGTGGCAGTTGCTGATATCAAGGCTGAATTTCGATGTCAAGGGCTTAGAAGTTCTTCGGGTGGAATCTCGGCAAATGCAGATGCAGGTATAGATGATATTGGGTTTCCTTGTGAGATGATGATTCCTGTTTTCCGAATTCGTGATAGCTTGTTGAAACATAAATGGGTAAATGCGTTACCTAGAGGTGGAGCTCAGTTTCTGCCTACCGCTGATCAAATTATGCTTGATAATGGATCTCCATTTACTCATAAAGACAGTCCTCTTGCTTTGACTGCGCCCGAGTTGGAGGccaaaaacttggagttgaATGCAGGTTTGGTAAGTGTTGCTGATACAATGAACACCACAACTTCATCTTATGCAATTGCTACATACGAGGCCAAAAACTTGGAGGAGAATACAGGTTTGGTAAGTGTTGCTAGTACAATGAACAGTGCAACTTTATCTTCTGGAATTGCTACGAAGACTCATATGTTGTCTGTTATTGCTGCGATTTTGTCCATTGTGGGTTCTGCATTCTATAACTATTTCGCATTTAGAAAACGGAGTAGGTTGAATAAATCAGTTGAAGAGTTCAAGTCTGAAGCTGGTGTCCGCAGAAAGAAGAAAAGTAAGAGATCGATGAACAACAAGAGTAATTCCAATGATGAGAGAAGACAGAAGTATCTCTCTATGGAGAATAATGCCATGGACAAGGATGGAGATTCACATATCAAAGGCAATGAAAGAAAATTGTTCATGACCTTTGCTGGTGTCGTGGATGGTCATGTAGATGGGCGTAAGATTGGTAAATTACTTGTTTCGAACAAAGAAATTGCGAAGGGGAGCAACGGTACAGTAGTGCTGGAGGGAATTTATGATGGTCGTCCTGTAGCTGTTAAACGCCTTGTGCAAACCCATCATGATGTGGCTGTGAAGGAGATCCAGAACCTTATTGCTTCTGACCAGCATCCAAATATTGTTAGGTGGTTCGGAGTGGAGCATGATCAGGATTTTGTTTATCTTGCTTTGGAGCGTTGCACTTGCAGTTTGAATGACTTTATTTATGTGAATTCTGAATCTTTTCAAGGTCGCTTACTTTCGAAGGAAGTAGATTCCATCCTCTTGACTGAGTCTACTGTTAATTTACAATCAATGCTAGATCAGAACAGAAATATTGAACTGGGGAAGCCAAATGGACATCCTTCAACACAGTTATTAAAACTGATGAG GGATATGGTTTCTGGGCTTGCTCATCTGCATGAACTTGGAATTATACATCGGGATTTGAAGCCTCAGAATGTTTTGATAATTAATGATAAATCTTTCTGTGCAAAGATATCTGATATGGGCATTAGCAAGCGACTGGTTGGGGACAAGTCTTCCTTGACCCACCACACGACCG GTAATGGAAGTTCAGGTTGGAGAGCACCTGAACAACTCCTTCAGGGACGCCAAACACGTGCAGTTGACTTATTTAGCTTAGGTTGTGTTCTATTTTTTTGTGTCACCGGAGGAAAGCACCCTTTTGGTGATAATATTGAACGTGATGTAAATATTGTGAATGACCGGAAAGACCTATTCTTGGTTGAGAATATACCTGAAGCTGTGGATCTTTTCTCTCAACTGTTGGATCCCAATCCAGATAAGAG GCCAAAAGCGCAGGAGGTATTGAACCATCCTTTCTTCTGGACACATGAGAAAAGACTCTCATTTCTCCAAGATATTAGCGACAGGGTTGAAATGGAAGATAGGGAGAGTAAATCAGACCTCTTAGATTCATTAGAAAGCGTGGGAACCGTGGCATTAAACGGGAAATGGGATGAAAAGATGGAAGCCGCATTCATCAACAACATCGGTCGATATAGGCGTTACAGGTATGACAGCATCCGCGATCTATTGCGCGTTATTCGCAACAAATCGCATCATTACAGAGAACTTCCTCAAGAGATCAAGGACTTATTAGGATCTCATCCAGACGGATTCGAGAACTATTTCTCGTATCGATTCCCGAAGCTCTTGATCGAGGTTTACAATGCAACGTATAGTTATTGTAGAGAGGAGGAATTCTTCCGCAAATATATACAGACCAGTATCTTGTAG
- the LOC136235345 gene encoding serine/threonine-protein kinase/endoribonuclease IRE1b-like isoform X2, which yields MVNSICIQKLGLSPEDFIKETPVISKEGEITLGFKRTTAFLVDAKTGGVVHTYRSDVAPSPLRTRAAEENALLLVKDTALMKSDAATDLGTVQGLVYITRTDYVLQHYSPNSAEVLWNVAVADIKAEFRCQGLRSSSGGISANADAGIDDIGFPCEMMIPVFRIRDSLLKHKWVNALPRGGAQFLPTADQIMLDNGSPFTHKDSPLALTAPELEAKNLELNAGLVSVADTMNTTTSSYAIATYEAKNLEENTGLVSVASTMNSATLSSGIATKTHMLSVIAAILSIVGSAFYNYFAFRKRSRLNKSVEEFKSEAGVRRKKKSKRSMNNKSNSNDERRQKYLSMENNAMDKDGDSHIKGNERKLFMTFAGVVDGHVDGRKIGKLLVSNKEIAKGSNGTVVLEGIYDGRPVAVKRLVQTHHDVAVKEIQNLIASDQHPNIVRWFGVEHDQDFVYLALERCTCSLNDFIYVNSESFQGRLLSKEVDSILLTESTVNLQSMLDQNRNIELGKPNGHPSTQLLKLMRDMVSGLAHLHELGIIHRDLKPQNVLIINDKSFCAKISDMGISKRLVGDKSSLTHHTTGNGSSGWRAPEQLLQGRQTRAVDLFSLGCVLFFCVTGGKHPFGDNIERDVNIVNDRKDLFLVENIPEAVDLFSQLLDPNPDKRPKAQEVLNHPFFWTHEKRLSFLQDISDRVEMEDRESKSDLLDSLESVGTVALNGKWDEKMEAAFINNIGRYRRYRYDSIRDLLRVIRNKSHHYRELPQEIKDLLGSHPDGFENYFSYRFPKLLIEVYNATYSYCREEEFFRKYIQTSIL from the exons ATGGTGAACTCTATATGCATA CAAAAACTTGGATTGAGTCCTGAAGATTTTATTAAGGAGACACCGGTCATATCAAAAGAAGGGGAAATTACACTGGGATTCAAAAGGACCACTGCATTTCTTGTTGATGCCAAGACTGGAGGAGTAGTTCACACTTATAGGTCGGATGTTGCTCCTTCCCCACTTAGAACTAGGGCTGCTGAAGAAAACGCTCTTTTGTTGGTAAAAGACACTGCATTGATGAAATCTGATGCTGCTACTGACTTGGGAACAGTTCAGGGGTTGGTTTACATCACAAGGACAGATTATGTGCTGCAACACTACTCTCCGAACTCTGCTGAAGTTCTATGGAATGTGGCAGTTGCTGATATCAAGGCTGAATTTCGATGTCAAGGGCTTAGAAGTTCTTCGGGTGGAATCTCGGCAAATGCAGATGCAGGTATAGATGATATTGGGTTTCCTTGTGAGATGATGATTCCTGTTTTCCGAATTCGTGATAGCTTGTTGAAACATAAATGGGTAAATGCGTTACCTAGAGGTGGAGCTCAGTTTCTGCCTACCGCTGATCAAATTATGCTTGATAATGGATCTCCATTTACTCATAAAGACAGTCCTCTTGCTTTGACTGCGCCCGAGTTGGAGGccaaaaacttggagttgaATGCAGGTTTGGTAAGTGTTGCTGATACAATGAACACCACAACTTCATCTTATGCAATTGCTACATACGAGGCCAAAAACTTGGAGGAGAATACAGGTTTGGTAAGTGTTGCTAGTACAATGAACAGTGCAACTTTATCTTCTGGAATTGCTACGAAGACTCATATGTTGTCTGTTATTGCTGCGATTTTGTCCATTGTGGGTTCTGCATTCTATAACTATTTCGCATTTAGAAAACGGAGTAGGTTGAATAAATCAGTTGAAGAGTTCAAGTCTGAAGCTGGTGTCCGCAGAAAGAAGAAAAGTAAGAGATCGATGAACAACAAGAGTAATTCCAATGATGAGAGAAGACAGAAGTATCTCTCTATGGAGAATAATGCCATGGACAAGGATGGAGATTCACATATCAAAGGCAATGAAAGAAAATTGTTCATGACCTTTGCTGGTGTCGTGGATGGTCATGTAGATGGGCGTAAGATTGGTAAATTACTTGTTTCGAACAAAGAAATTGCGAAGGGGAGCAACGGTACAGTAGTGCTGGAGGGAATTTATGATGGTCGTCCTGTAGCTGTTAAACGCCTTGTGCAAACCCATCATGATGTGGCTGTGAAGGAGATCCAGAACCTTATTGCTTCTGACCAGCATCCAAATATTGTTAGGTGGTTCGGAGTGGAGCATGATCAGGATTTTGTTTATCTTGCTTTGGAGCGTTGCACTTGCAGTTTGAATGACTTTATTTATGTGAATTCTGAATCTTTTCAAGGTCGCTTACTTTCGAAGGAAGTAGATTCCATCCTCTTGACTGAGTCTACTGTTAATTTACAATCAATGCTAGATCAGAACAGAAATATTGAACTGGGGAAGCCAAATGGACATCCTTCAACACAGTTATTAAAACTGATGAG GGATATGGTTTCTGGGCTTGCTCATCTGCATGAACTTGGAATTATACATCGGGATTTGAAGCCTCAGAATGTTTTGATAATTAATGATAAATCTTTCTGTGCAAAGATATCTGATATGGGCATTAGCAAGCGACTGGTTGGGGACAAGTCTTCCTTGACCCACCACACGACCG GTAATGGAAGTTCAGGTTGGAGAGCACCTGAACAACTCCTTCAGGGACGCCAAACACGTGCAGTTGACTTATTTAGCTTAGGTTGTGTTCTATTTTTTTGTGTCACCGGAGGAAAGCACCCTTTTGGTGATAATATTGAACGTGATGTAAATATTGTGAATGACCGGAAAGACCTATTCTTGGTTGAGAATATACCTGAAGCTGTGGATCTTTTCTCTCAACTGTTGGATCCCAATCCAGATAAGAG GCCAAAAGCGCAGGAGGTATTGAACCATCCTTTCTTCTGGACACATGAGAAAAGACTCTCATTTCTCCAAGATATTAGCGACAGGGTTGAAATGGAAGATAGGGAGAGTAAATCAGACCTCTTAGATTCATTAGAAAGCGTGGGAACCGTGGCATTAAACGGGAAATGGGATGAAAAGATGGAAGCCGCATTCATCAACAACATCGGTCGATATAGGCGTTACAGGTATGACAGCATCCGCGATCTATTGCGCGTTATTCGCAACAAATCGCATCATTACAGAGAACTTCCTCAAGAGATCAAGGACTTATTAGGATCTCATCCAGACGGATTCGAGAACTATTTCTCGTATCGATTCCCGAAGCTCTTGATCGAGGTTTACAATGCAACGTATAGTTATTGTAGAGAGGAGGAATTCTTCCGCAAATATATACAGACCAGTATCTTGTAG
- the LOC136234971 gene encoding glucan endo-1,3-beta-glucosidase 12-like has product MAPLDLVFLLLLTSFLKVSGVGVNYGTLGNNLPSPKRVAQLLQSTLIDKVKIYDTNPEILQAFSNTGIDLIVAVENYHVANISSDVSAADEWFSSRVAPFIPATSVVAIAVGNEYLSSDPDHLRPNNLIQAMQNLQTVLVARGLDRKIKITTPHSMAILASSFPPSSSTFAATLMPTMTSIVSFLADTGAPFFVNAYPYFAYRDNPNSVDLQYALLGNTTGVRDPSGYVYNNMLDAQIDAVRSAITALGFGNRSLPITVSESGWPSKGDSGDRVASPENAKTYNTRLIERAQSGTGTPLKPKDKVEIYVFALFNENKKDGDASERNFGIFNGDGSKVYDLDLSCNFCSNGGTIEFGEKLGGNGGRRGASIWCVAKPHSDEKVLQAVVDFCCGSGGVDCREIDENGDCYAPDKVHAHASYAMNAYYQIHGRNYWNCDFKGTGLVTFSDPSYGRCQYPAQ; this is encoded by the exons ATGGCTCCTCTCGATCTcgtcttcctcctcctcctcactTCATTTCTAAAAGTCTCCGGCGTCGGCGTAAACTACGGCACTCTCGGAAACAACCTCCCGTCGCCGAAAAGAGTAGCTCAGCTCCTCCAGTCAACACTCATTGACAAAGTCAAAATCTACGACACAAACCCTGAAATCCTCCAAGCCTTTTCCAACACCGGAATAGACCTCATTGTCGCCGTGGAAAATTACCACGTCGCTAACATAAGCTCCGACGTATCCGCCGCCGACGAGTGGTTCTCAAGCCGTGTAGCCCCCTTCATTCCCGCCACTTCAGTTGTTGCTATAGCCGTCGGTAATGAGTATTTATCCTCAGACCCTGACCATCTCCGCCCAAACAACCTCATCCAAGCAATGCAGAACCTCCAGACTGTCCTCGTTGCTCGCGGACTCGACCGGAAAATCAAGATTACGACTCCGCATAGTATGGCGATTCTTGCTTCCTCGTTTCCTCCTTCGTCTTCCACTTTCGCTGCTACTCTTATGCCAACGATGACCTCCATTGTCAGTTTCTTAGCTGATACCGGAGCTCCGTTTTTTGTCAATGCTTATCCTTACTTCGCTTACCGTGATAATCCTAACTCCGTTGATCTACAATACGCCTTACTCGGGAACACCACTGGAGTCCGGGATCCTTCTGGTTACGTCTACAATAATATGCTCGATGCACAGATTGACGCTGTTAGATCTGCAATTACTGCCCTAGGGTTTGGAAATCGGAGTCTTCCGATTACAGTTTCCGAATCTGGTTGGCCGTCGAAAGGTGATTCCGGAGACAGAGTTGCCTCCCCGGAGAATGCCAAGACGTATAACACTCGATTGATTGAACGAGCGCAATCTGGTACAGGTACGCCATTGAAACCCAAAGATAAGGTTGAGATCTATGTGTTTGCTCTGTTCAATGAGAATAAGAAAGATGGAGATGCTAGCGAGAGAAACTTTGGGATATTCAATGGAGATGGTTCGAAGGTGTATGATTTGGATTTGAGCTGCAATTTTTGCAGCAATGGAGGAACAATTGAATTTGGGGAGAAATTGGGGGGTAATGGAGGAAGAAGAGGGGCTTCGATTTGGTGTGTGGCGAAACCTCATTCAGATGAGAAGGTTCTTCAAGCAGTTGTTGATTTTTGCTGTGGATCAGGTGGAGTTGATTGCAGAGAAATTGATGAAAATGGTGATTGTTATGCACCAGATAAGGTTCATGCTCATGCTTCATATGCTATGAATGCTTATTATCAAATTCATGGGAGGAATTACTGGAACTGTGATTTCAAAGGCACTGGACTTGTTACCTTCTCTGATCCAA GTTATGGTAGATGCCAGTACCCTGCACAGTAA